From Microlunatus capsulatus, a single genomic window includes:
- a CDS encoding ankyrin repeat domain-containing protein — MPTPTLPDRPDLDQLRRRARELQRAATARQPEALELLTHQLGAAPESPVPLHLAQLALARSMGFTGWPRLVAQVRTVQATTRDPSGTPATAGDPLADLVRSAVLRFGADDGPTSWAHAAAVLAAHPDLPAADVHAAAVAADVDALRAHLVRDRRLAVVEGGPFRWPPLLDLAFSRLGLVGAGGDPVGSLDLLLAAGADPAAGYCWQGLTPPFTALTGVLGGGEGGQPAHPDAPVLAARLLRAGADANDGQALYNRMFGAADDHLELLLEHGLGRGDGGRWRRRLPDLVDAPADLLATQLGWAVVHGREHRLRLLAAHGADLDRPLTGRLPVAPGRTALQLARRVGRPAVVDLLTALGAHVDDDPEGELVLALLTGDEAVVRSRVDADPAALPALWRSTPSLVLRAAVADRADGVRLLVRLGFDPDALGRQDLPREEPWETALHHAAGEGKEDLVRLLLSLGADPGVRDRRFGATPRDWAHHLDRPGTAALLAPPADPEPDGRSR; from the coding sequence GTGCCGACCCCGACCCTGCCCGACCGCCCCGACCTCGACCAGCTGCGCCGGCGGGCCCGCGAGCTCCAGCGGGCGGCCACCGCTCGTCAGCCCGAGGCCCTCGAGCTGCTGACCCACCAGCTCGGCGCCGCGCCGGAGAGCCCCGTCCCCCTGCACCTGGCCCAGCTGGCGCTGGCCCGGTCGATGGGCTTCACGGGCTGGCCCCGCCTGGTCGCCCAGGTGCGGACCGTCCAGGCGACCACCCGTGACCCCTCCGGCACGCCCGCGACCGCCGGCGACCCGCTCGCCGACCTCGTCCGCTCCGCCGTGCTGCGGTTCGGCGCTGACGACGGGCCGACCTCCTGGGCCCACGCCGCCGCGGTGCTCGCGGCCCACCCCGACCTGCCCGCGGCCGACGTGCACGCGGCGGCGGTGGCCGCCGACGTCGACGCCCTGCGGGCCCACCTGGTCCGGGACCGCCGGTTGGCCGTCGTCGAGGGCGGGCCGTTCCGCTGGCCGCCGCTGCTGGACCTGGCCTTCAGCCGGCTCGGGCTGGTCGGGGCCGGCGGCGACCCCGTCGGCTCGCTGGACCTGCTGCTGGCGGCGGGGGCCGACCCGGCGGCCGGCTACTGCTGGCAGGGGCTGACGCCGCCGTTCACCGCGCTCACGGGGGTGCTCGGGGGCGGCGAGGGCGGGCAGCCGGCGCACCCGGACGCGCCGGTCCTGGCCGCACGCCTGCTGCGGGCCGGCGCCGACGCCAACGACGGCCAGGCCCTCTACAACCGGATGTTCGGTGCCGCCGACGACCACCTGGAGCTGCTGCTGGAGCACGGGCTGGGCCGCGGGGACGGCGGGCGGTGGCGCCGTCGGCTCCCCGACCTGGTCGACGCCCCCGCCGACCTGCTCGCCACCCAGCTGGGGTGGGCGGTCGTGCACGGCCGCGAGCACCGGCTCCGGCTGCTGGCCGCGCACGGGGCCGACCTCGACCGGCCGCTCACCGGTCGGCTACCGGTCGCGCCGGGCCGGACGGCGCTGCAGCTGGCCCGACGGGTCGGCAGACCCGCGGTGGTGGACCTGCTCACGGCCCTGGGCGCGCACGTCGACGACGACCCCGAGGGGGAGCTCGTGCTGGCCCTGCTCACCGGGGACGAGGCCGTGGTCCGGTCCCGGGTGGACGCCGACCCGGCCGCCCTGCCGGCGCTGTGGCGGAGCACCCCGTCGCTGGTGCTGCGGGCCGCCGTCGCCGACCGGGCCGACGGGGTGCGCCTGCTCGTGCGGCTCGGGTTCGACCCCGACGCGCTCGGCCGCCAGGACCTGCCGCGGGAGGAGCCGTGGGAGACGGCTCTGCACCACGCTGCGGGGGAGGGCAAGGAGGACCTGGTCCGGCTGCTGCTGTCCCTGGGCGCCGACCCGGGCGTCCGGGACCGACGCTTCGGGGCCACCCCGCGGGACTGGGCCCACCACCTCGACCGGCCCGGCACGGCGGCCCTGCTGGCCCCGCCCGCCGACCCGGAGCCGGACGGGCGGAGCCGCTGA
- a CDS encoding DUF2945 domain-containing protein, with protein MAISKGDKVHWNTSQGKTTGKAVEKKTKEFTLDGQTFKASEDEPFWVVESEKSGTKAAHKESSLDQA; from the coding sequence ATGGCGATCAGCAAGGGCGACAAGGTCCACTGGAACACCTCCCAGGGCAAGACGACGGGCAAGGCCGTGGAGAAGAAGACGAAGGAGTTCACCCTCGACGGCCAGACGTTCAAGGCATCGGAGGACGAGCCGTTCTGGGTGGTGGAGTCGGAGAAGTCCGGCACGAAGGCCGCCCACAAGGAGTCCTCCCTGGACCAGGCCTGA
- a CDS encoding DUF2630 family protein, giving the protein MDDAEILDRIHQIVDTERGLRAHLAEDPDDAADTRARMRALEESLDQCWDLLRQRRAREEFGEDPAAAQARPVPEVESYLQ; this is encoded by the coding sequence ATGGACGACGCCGAGATCCTGGACCGCATCCACCAGATCGTGGACACCGAGCGGGGGCTCCGGGCGCACCTCGCCGAGGACCCCGACGACGCCGCCGACACCCGGGCGCGGATGCGCGCCCTGGAGGAGTCGCTGGACCAGTGCTGGGACCTGCTGCGCCAGCGCCGGGCCCGCGAGGAGTTCGGCGAGGACCCGGCCGCTGCGCAGGCCCGGCCGGTGCCCGAGGTGGAGAGCTACCTGCAGTAG